The Brassica napus cultivar Da-Ae chromosome C7, Da-Ae, whole genome shotgun sequence genome has a segment encoding these proteins:
- the LOC106411058 gene encoding uncharacterized protein LOC106411058, translating to MNTAIHNGWRASVASEDPRKILPLRRSYPNAIPRERVLLGSHIRRAMLISSSKKANLTASRKQRIQLQSNREKELTFSEFLKHPSGMEAVINAKALQSYQLVDDDDNTYRCTLPTIQLMSFEVSPVLVLRVIPTQEDCTVELLSCKLEGSELLENQSEMFSAIMTNCMTWNMHDPEPFLEVDVSLKVTLEISTRPFTMLPVSAVEAPGNLVMQTLVDTLVPLLLQQLLKDYDDWVQKQQQNFLN from the exons ATGAACACTGCGATTCACAACGGATGGAGAGCTTCCGTAGCTTCAGAAGACCCAAGAAAGATCCTGCCTTTGCGTAGATCCTACCCTAATGCAATCCCCAG GGAGAGAGTCCTTTTGGGTAGTCATATTCGTAGAGCAATGCTAATTTCGAGTTCAAAGAAAGCGAATCTCACTGCTTCGAGGAAGCAGAGGATCCAGCTACAGAGTAATAGAGAAAAGGAGCTCACTTTCAGTGAGTTCTTGAAGCACCCTTCTGGCATGGAGGCTGTAATCAACGCCAAAGCTTTGCAGAGTTATCAGTtagttgatgatgatgacaatACTTACAG ATGTACATTGCCAACAATTCAGTTAATGAGCTTTGAAGTTTCTCCAGTACTGGTTTTGAGGGTCATTCCCACACAGGAAGATTGTACAGTCGAGCTGCTTTCCTGCAAG TTGGAGGGGTCAGAGTTATTGGAGAACCAAAGTGAAATGTTTTCAG CGATTATGACAAATTGCATGACCTGGAACATGCATGACCCAGAGCCATTTTTGGAGGTTGATGTGAGCTTGAAAGTCACTCTAGAG ATCTCAACACGACCATTCACTATGCTTCCAGTATCAGCTGTTGAGGCTCCTGGGAATCT AGTGATGCAGACACTTGTAGATACATTAGTGCCCCTTCTGCTTCAGCAATTACTCAAAGATTACGACGACTGGGTTCAAAAGCAGCAACAAAACTTCTTAAACTAG
- the LOC106411055 gene encoding protein arginine N-methyltransferase 1.5, whose translation MPLGERGGWERSESRYCGVETDFSDDVPSLLSFNISTGGFDYVLAPLMNPSYRPSLVEGKGSETQVLPVSGSDLVLAPSQWSSHVVGKVSSWIDLDSEDEVLRMDSETTLKQEIAWATHLSLQACLLPTPKGTSCANYARCVNQILQGLTTLQLWLRVPLVKSDDATSEGLTDSWELWNSFRLLCEHDSKLSVALDVMSTLPSETSLGRWMGESVRAAIISTDSFLTNARGYPCLSKRHQKLIAGFFDHAAQVVVSGKPVHNLPKASDSNSEGTQRHPLRSYLDYVAYLFQKMEPLPEQERIELGYRDFLQAPLQPLMDNLEAQTYETFERDSTKYIQYQRAVAKALVDRVPDEKASELTTVLMVVGAGRGPLVRASLQAAEETNRKLKVYAVEKNPNAVVTLHNLVKLEGWEGIVTIISCDMRFWNASEKADILVSELLGSFGDNELSPECLDGAQRFLKPDGISIPSSYTSFIQPVTATKLYNDVKAHKDLAHFETPYVVKLHSVARLAPSQSVFTFTHPNFSTKANNQRYKKLQFNLPSDAGSSLVHGFAGYFDSVLYKDVHLGIEPTTATPNMFSWFPIFFPLRKPVEVHPGSPLEVHFWRCCGSSKVWYEWSVSSPTPTPMHNTNGRSYWVGL comes from the exons ATGCCGCTCGGAGAAAGAGGAGGATGGGAGAGAAGCGAGTCCAGATACTGCGGCGTCGAGACTGATTTCTCCGACGATGTTCCGTCTCTCCTCTCCTTCAACATCTCCACCGGCGGTTTTGACTATGTCCTTGCTCCTCTG ATGAACCCTTCGTATAGGCCGAGCTTAGTGGAAGGAAAGGGTTCGGAGACTCAGGTTCTACCAGTCTCTGGCTCTGACTTGGTCTTGGCGCCTTCTCAGTGGAGCAGTCACGTCGTTG GAAAAGTCAGTTCTTGGATTGATTTGGACTCTGAAGATGAGGTCTTGCGAATGGATTCAGAAACCACGTTGAAGCAAGAGATAGCTTGGGCTACACATCTCTCCTTGCAG GCATGCCTTCTTCCTACTCCTAAAGGGACCTCGTGTGCCAATTATGCCAGATGTGTGAACCAGATCTTACAAGGACTGACTACCTTGCAG TTATGGCTGAGGGTTCCGCTGGTGAAGTCGGATGATGCTACCTCAGAGGGTCTG ACTGATTCCTGGGAACTGTGGAACTCGTTTCGTCTTCTTTGTGAGCATGACAGTAAGCTGTCTGTTGCTCTTGATGTTAT GAGTACATTACCCTCAGAAACATCACTTGGACGCTGGATGGGAGAGTCTGTTAGGGCAGCCATAATAAGCACTGAT TCGTTCTTAACAAATGCTCGGGGTTATCCTTGCTTGTCAAAACGCCACCAAAAGCTAATAGCAGGATTTTTTGATCATGCTGCCCAG GTTGTAGTTTCTGGAAAGCCTGTTCATAATCTTCCAAAGGCTTCTGATTCTAACAGTGAGg GTACGCAGAGGCACCCCCTGCGGTCATATTTGGACTATGTTGCTTATCTGTTTCAGAAAATGGAACCACTTCCTGAACAGGAACGCATAGAG CTTGGCTACAGGGATTTTTTGCAGGCACCCCTGCAG cCTCTGATGGATAACCTCGAAGCCCAAACCTATGAGACTTTTGAGAGAGACTCTACTAAATACATCCAA TACCAAAGGGCAGTTGCTAAAGCATTGGTGGACAGGGTTCCTGATGAAAAAGCGTCCGAGTTAACTACT GTCTTGATGGTCGTGGGAGCTGGAAGAGGACCCCTTGTGAGGGCATCGTTGCAG GCAGCTGAAGAAACCAATCGCAAGTTGAAAGTTTATGCTGTTGAAAAGAATCCTAATGCAGTTGTAACGCTCCAT AATTTGGTTAAGCTGGAAGGGTGGGAAGGCATTGTTACCATAATATCATGCGACATGCGTTTTTGGAATGCTTCTGAGAAAGCTGATATATTG GTTAGCGAACTGCTGGGTTCTTTTGGAGACAATGAACTCTCTCCTGAGTGTCTCGATGGAGCCCAAAGGTTTCTAAAGCCAGATGGAATTTCAATACCATCCTC GTACACAAGTTTCATACAACCTGTAACAGCTACGAAGCTTTACAATGAT GTTAAGGCTCATAAAGACCTTGCGCACTTTGAAACTCCTTATGTCGTAAAACTGCACAGTGTAGCTAGACTTGCTCCTTCCCAATCC GTTTTCACCTTTACTCATCCAAACTTCTCAACAAAAGCCAACAACCAACGCTACAAAAAGCTTCAGTTCAATCTACCAAGCGACGCTGGCTCATCCTTGGTGCATG GATTCGCTGGCTATTTTGATTCCGTCCTGTATAAAGATGTCCATCTTGGGATCGAGCCTACAACAGCAACACCAAACATGTTTAGCTG GTTCCCTATCTTTTTCCCATTGAGGAAGCCTGTGGAGGTTCACCCTGGTTCTCCATTAGAAGTACACTTTTGGAGGTGTTGTGGTTCGTCCAAG GTTTGGTATGAATGGTCGGTGTCTTCACCTACCCCAACTCCGATGCACAACACCAATGGCCGTTCCTACTGGGTCGGCCTTTAG
- the LOC106407154 gene encoding glucan endo-1,3-beta-glucosidase 5-like, producing the protein MLSKSVVAVSVVLIMLYCNLFIEVVAIGVNWGSQASHPLPPATVVRLLQANGIRKVKLFEADTKILGALSRSGIQVMVGIPNDLLAPIAASVAVAERWVSQNVSAHVSSNGVDIRYVAVGNEPFLKAFNGTFEDITLPALQNIQSALIKAGLATQVKVTVPLNADVYQSASNLPSDGDFRLEIRDLMISIVKFLSDNQAPFTINIYPFISLYNDPHFPVEFAFFDGTGDPINDNGRVYDNVLDANYDTLVWSLQKNGFGNLSIIVGEVGWPTDGDKNANMQYARRYNQGFMNRQRAGKGTPMRPGPLDAYLFSLIDEDAKSIQPGNFERHWGMFYIDGRPKYQLSLLGNGNGLVPAKDVHHMGKKWCVLAPSASLEDPQLGPSVGYACDHADCTSLGYGSSCGGLDLAQNVSYAFNSYYQVSDQVESACKFPGGISMIVTRDPSFGSCQFKIMIKSDSSGGEASTKMCLTRSVAVLLLLLMCMYIVL; encoded by the exons ATGCTGTCCAAAAGTGTTGTCGCCGTCTCTGTCGTACTTATTATGCTATACTGTAACTTGTTTATCGAAGTTGTAGCGATTGGTGTGAACTGGGGCTCACAGGCAAGTCACCCGCTACCTCCAGCGACGGTGGTGAGGCTTCTCCAGGCTAACGGAATCCGAAAGGTGAAACTTTTCGAGGCCGACACTAAGATTCTCGGAGCTTTAAGTCGGTCGGGGATTCAAGTTATGGTCGGAATCCCAAACGACTTACTAGCACCTATAGCTGCAAGCGTTGCAGTTGCAGAGAGATGGGTCTCTCAGAATGTCTCTGCTCATGTCTCCTCCAATGGCGTCGATATCAG GTACGTGGCAGTTGGGAACGAGCCATTTCTAAAGGCATTCAACGGAACATTCGAGGACATAACACTCCCCGCTCTCCAGAACATACAATCAGCTCTCATCAAAGCCGGTTTAGCCACCCAGGTGAAAGTCACTGTCCCTCTCAACGCAGACGTGTACCAAAGCGCATCCAACCTCCCTTCAGACGGAGACTTCAGGCTCGAAATCCGCGACCTCATGATCAGCATCGTCAAGTTCCTAAGCGACAACCAAGCTCCCTTCACCATCAACATCTACCCTTTCATCAGCCTCTACAACGACCCTCACTTCCCCGTGGAGTTCGCCTTCTTCGACGGCACAGGTGATCCTATAAACGACAATGGCAGAGTCTACGACAACGTTCTCGACGCGAACTACGATACATTAGTCTGGTCCTTGCAGAAGAACGGGTTTGGTAACTTGTCCATCATCGTTGGGGAAGTCGGGTGGCCTACGGATGGAGATAAGAACGCCAACATGCAGTACGCACGGCGGTATAATCAAGGCTTCATGAACCGTCAGAGAGCTGGTAAGGGGACGCCTATGAGACCAGGTCCTTTGGACGCTTACTTGTTTAGCCTTATCGACGAAGACGCCAAGAGCATTCAGCCAGGGAACTTTGAGAGACACTGGGGGATGTTTTACATCGATGGGCGGCCTAAGTATCAGCTCAGCCTTCTTGGAAACGGTAACGGGTTGGTTCCAGCGAAGGATGTGCATCACATGGGGAAGAAATGGTGCGTTCTCGCGCCGTCTGCTAGTCTTGAGGATCCTCAGCTTGGACCGAGCGTTGGATACGCTTGTGATCATGCGGATTGCACTAGTCTTGGGTATGGTTCGTCGTGTGGTGGCTTGGATTTAGCGCAGAATGTTTCGTATGCGTTTAATAGTTATTATCAGGTGAGTGACCAGGTGGAGAGTGCGTGTAAGTTCCCTGGGGGTATATCTATGATCGTTACAAGGGATCCTTCTTTTGGGAGTTGCCAGTTCAAGATAATGATCAAGTCGGATTCTTCAGGTGGTGAAGCAAGTACCAAGATGTGTTTAACAAGATCAGTGGCAGTGTTGTTACTCTTGTTGATGTGTATGTATATTGTTCTATGA
- the LOC106409323 gene encoding DDB1- and CUL4-associated factor homolog 1, giving the protein MDEQGHDAEVRNPTAVTAETENSIGGADHEEGQQEEEEDEVTAIAAEVEEEDELIEKAQKLMDSITAGANNPNPTILHALSHILESKESLFVKESEFYSNDRSNHISGNLCNLIRENDEFFELISSNFLTEDTYSTAAKAASVRLLVNCSLTSMYPYVFDDAVMDKFKNWVLDESVKFPGEHSGSKEASDAEMLKTYSTGLLAISLTSRGQLVEDVLASGLSAKLMHYLRVRVIGDSSTSRRDALHTTEAKHVSFKGKEEGRGRVRRVVDTVEGDHVLEADFGREMGQSEGEFEIDGNVSAVVDCKLKPGDENTGRDDPSRQRMNRSKSRGRGKVNEGATDTDVLLTSPRSIRLGVRDRDLPKNSDVRNAEDVTLCLGKMKSGIVGIERDENDECFQGCWVGTKNITDLVKRAIGAAETEARAAHAPDDAAKAAGDAAAELVKTAALEEFKSSGSEEAAVSAAVRAATTVIDAAEVSRNPTCVISDQTAELNSVETDAIAEVGEVSLPDMESLAQLQEKYCIQCLEILGEYVEVLGPVLHEKGVDVCITLLERTSQLGDGFSPLLRDVMKLICALAAHRKFAAMFVDRGGLQKLLAVPRVTETFYGLSSCLYTIGSLQGIMERVCALPSDLIHQLVKLAIELIDCSQDQARKNAALFFAAAFVFRAILDAFDAHNSLQKLLSILKDAASVRTGANSDRSAPEVMTSSEKQMAFHTCFALRQYFRAHLLLLVDSIRPSRSGRGGVRNVPNVRAAYKPLDISNEAVDAVFHQLHKDRKLGPTFVRTQWPAVNNFLASSGHVTMLELCQTPPVDRYLHDLLQHAFGVLHIVTSIPDGRKAIVSATLSNNRAGIAVVLDAANISNSIVDPEIIQPALNVLINLVCPPPSLSNKPPLAQNHQPVSGQATARPSTDAAADTQSTGNAPPTPVAPASSGLVGDRRIFLGAGTGSAGLAAKLEQVYRLAREAVRGNDGIKILLKLLQPRIYVNAPAAPDCLRALACRVLLGLARDETIAQILTKLEVGKSLSELIRDAGSQSSGTDQVRWQAELAQVALELIGILTNSGHANTLTASEAATPTLRRIERAAIAAATPITYDSKELLLLIHEHLQASGLGETASALLKETQLSPLPSLAPPSSIAFSATQEMPAPVVQEQWPSGRANGGFFTSKPKVCAHDDDPNSRCNAAISAKKKHLAPSTQETSTPVAQQQWPSGRASGGFFPSKLKVNTHEEDPSLIGNAAPSAKKKQLTFSPSFSLQSRNQTFPQDAHPQSTQRIDSSSSNSDPACADTSKTAAELVLKSDIDADSQFKTPTFPRKRKLSELKDPDVSVSGKRINLGELGPPSPACRTTASFRRSSTIADASGLQTPASALDVNQSGSSRLGLMTPASQLRLPSDPQPSNTERLTLDSLVVQYLKHQHRQCLAPITTLPPVSLLHPHVCPEPKRLLEAPLNVTGRLGTRELQSFYSGVHGSRRDRQFVFSRFKSWRSCRDENALFTCISLLGGTNHLAVGSHAGEIKIFDASSCSLLESFSGHQAPVTLVQPYVSGDTQLLLSSSSSDVQLWDASYITNGSKHSFDGCKAAKFSNSGRYFAALSCEGSTKDVLLYNVESCTLSHKYTDTSTSSRSSPYSLVHFSPCDTLILWNGHLWDRRVPDEVSRFDQFTDYGGGGFHPSRNEVIINSEVWDLRKMRLLRSVPSLDQTAITFNSRGDVIYAMLRRNIEDVMSAVHTRRSKHPLFAAFRTLDAINYSDIATIPVDRCLLDFATEPTDSFLGLITMEDQDDMLSSARLYEIGRRKPTDDDSDPDDDGETEDEDEDDEDDEDDLDRILGLAGDDSGDDDISSDDNEDNSASDFDDDDGGMLFEGGDFLEIMSDGDDEDDNVDGEEDFLDNTQS; this is encoded by the exons ATGGACGAACAAGGGCATGATGCCGAGGTCCGTAATCCAACGGCTGTTACGGCGGAGACGGAAAATTCAATCGGCGGAGCTGACCATGAAGAAGGAcaacaggaggaggaggaggacgaaGTAACGGCTATTGCGGCGGAGGTTGAGGAAGAAGACGAGCTTATAGAGAAGGCGCAGAAGCTCATGGATAGTATCACCGCCGGTGCTAATAACCCTAACCCTACTATCCTCCACGCTCTTAGTCATATTCTCGAGTCCAAAGAGTCTCT GTTTGTAAAGGAGAGTGAGTTCTACTCCAATGATCGCAGTAATCATATCAGTGGCAATCTGTGTAATCTCATCAGA GAGAATGATGAGTTTTTTGAACTGATTTCCTCAAATTTTCTTACTGAGGATACTTACTCAACCGCGGCGAAGGCAGCCTCCGTAAGGCTGCTAGTGAACTGTTCGCTTACTTCCATG TATCCTTATGTTTTCGACGATGCTGTTAtggataaatttaaaaactgGGTCTTGGATGAGTCAGTCAAGTTTCCTGGTGAACACTCTGGCAGCAAAGAGGCCTCAGATGCTGAGATGTTAAAGACTTATTCCACAGGACTTCTCGCTATCTCTCTGACGAG TCGTGGTCAGTTAGTTGAAGACGTCTTGGCATCAGGACTATCTGCTAAGCTTATGCATTATCTTCGAGTACGTGTTATTGGAGACTCGAGCACAAGCCGTAGAGATGCCCTTCATACAACTGAGGCTAAGCATGTTTCCTttaaaggaaaagaagaaggtCGAGGTAGGGTGCGGAGGGTTGTGGATACAGTTGAAGGTGACCATGTTCTTGAGGCAGACTTCGGTAGAGAGATGGGGCAGTCTGAAGGAGAATTCGAAatcgatggcaatgtttcagcTGTTGTTGACTGTAAACTGAAACCTGGAGATGAAAATACCGGAAGAGATGACCCTTCAAGACAGAGAATGAACCGATCAAAATCCAGGGGGAGAGGAAAGGTGAACGAAGGTGCTACTGATACAGACGTTCTCTTGACATCTCCTAGATCAATTCGTCTGGGTGTCAGAGATAGGGATCTACCAAAAAATTCAGATGTCAGAAATGCAGAAGATGTGACCTTATGTCTGGGGAAAATGAAATCTGGTATTGTAGGGATTGAAAGAGATGAGAATGATGAATGCTTTCAAGGTTGTTGGGTAGGAACCAAAAATATAACTGATCTAGTAAAGAGAGCAATTGGAGCTGCTGAAACCGAAGCTAGAGCTGCCCATGCTCCTGATGACGCAGCTAAAGCAGCTGGCGATGCTGCAGCAGAGCTTGTTAAAACTGCTGCTTTGGAg GAATTCAAGTCATCTGGCAGTGAAGAAGCTGCCGTGTCTGCTGCTGTTCGAGCAGCTACTACAGTCATAGATGCCGCTGAGGTTTCAAG AAATCCCACTTGTGTTATATCTGATCAGACTGCGGAATTGAATAGCGTGGAAACAGACGCAATTGCCGAGGTTGGAGAAGTTTCACTTCCAGATATGGAGTCGTTGGCTCAGTTACAAGAAAAATATTGCATCCAGTGCCTTGAAATACTTGGTGAATATGTCGAGGTTCTCGGGCCTGTTCTCCATGAAAAAGGTGTTGATGTATGCATTACGCTACTGGAACGTACATCCCAACTTGGAGATGGTTTTTCCCCTTTGTTACGTGACGTAATGAAGTTAATTTGCGCTTTGGCTGCACACCGGAAGTTTGCTGCAATGTTTGTTGACCGTGGTGGCTTGCAAAAATTACTTGCTGTACCAAGGGTTACGGAGACCTTTTATGGTCTCTCATCTTGCTTATACACCATAGGCTCTCTTCAG ggTATAATGGAGCGTGTTTGTGCACTTCCATCGGATCTCATACATCAACTGGTTAAATTAGCTATCGAACTTATAGACTGCTCCCAGGATCAAGCCAGGAAAAATGCAGCCTTATTCTTCGCTGCTGCTTTTGTCTTTAGAGCCATTTTAGATGCATTTGATGCTCATAATAGCTTGCAGAAACTCCTTTCGATTCTTAAAGATGCAGCCTCAGTTAGAACTGGTGCTAATTCTGACCGATCAGCCCCTGAAGTCATGACATCGTCAGAGAAACAGATGGCTTTTCACACCTGTTTTGCTTTGCGCCAGTATTTTAGAGCTCATCTACTTTTGCTTGTGGATTCCATTCGTCCTAGCAGAAGTGGCCGAGGTGGTGTGCGAAATGTTCCTAATGTAAGGGCAGCCTATAAGCCCCTTGACATCAGCAATGAAGCTGTAGATGCCGTATTCCATCAGTTACACAAGGATAGGAAGTTGGGTCCTACCTTTGTCAGAACCCAGTGGCCTGCCGTCAATAACTTTTTGGCGTCCTCTGGACATGTTACCATGTTAGAACTATGTCAG ACTCCACCAGTAGACCGTTATCTCCATGATCTGCTTCAGCATGCTTTTGGTGTTCTTCACATAGTTACATCAATACCTGATGGCCGCAAAGCAATTGTGAGTGCCACGCTGAGCAACAATCGTGCGGGCATTGCCGTCGTTCTGGATGCAGCAAATATTTCCAACAGCATAGTGGACCCAGAG ATCATACAGCCTGCACTAAATGTCCTAATCAATCTGGTCTGCCCTCCACCATCATTAAGTAATAAACCGCCTCTTGCACAAAATCATCAACCTGTTTCCGGCCAAGCCACTGCCCGTCCTTCAACCGATGCTGCTGCAGATACTCAGTCCACTGGTAATGCTCCGCCAACTCCTGTTGCACCAGCGTCTTCAGGGTTGGTCGGTGATAGAAGAATTTTCTTAGGAGCAGGAACTGGTTCTGCTGGCCTTGCTGCTAAGTTGGAGCAGGTCTATCGTCTAGCACGCGAAGCCGTTCGTGGGAATGATGGTATAAAAATTCTCTTAAAACTTCTTCAGCCGAGAATTTATGTGAACGCCCCTGCTGCCCCAGATTGTCTACGAGCGTTGGCTTGCAGGGTACTTCTTGGTCTTGCTAGAGATGAGACAATTGCACAAATACTGACTAAACTTGAG GTTGGTAAGAGTTTGTCAGAACTAATTCGGGATGCAGGTAGTCAGTCAAGTGGAACAGATCAGGTCAGGTGGCAGGCTGAACTTGCTCAGGTGGCCCTTGAGCTAATAGGG ATATTGACAAATTCAGGGCATGCGAATACACTAACAGCCAGTGAAGCTGCTACTCCAACCTTGAGGCGCATTGAAAGAGCTGCCATTGCAGCAGCAACACCTATAACATATGATTCTAAGGAGCTTTTGCTCCTTATCCATGAGCACCTCCAGGCATCAGGTCTTGGTGAAACTGCTTCAGCACTGTTGAAAGAGACTCAGTTGAGTCCTCTACCTTCCCTGGCTCCCCCTTCTTCTATTGCATTTTCCGCTACACAAGAGATGCCTGCGCCGGTAGTTCAGGAACAGTGGCCTTCTGGCCGTGCTAACGGTGGATTTTTCACCAGCAAACCCAAAGTCTGTGCACATGACGACGATCCTAATTCTAGATGTAATGCGGCTATATCTGCCAAGAAGAAACATCTGGCTCCCTCGACACAGGAGACGTCCACGCCGGTAGCACAGCAACAGTGGCCCTCTGGCCGTGCTAGCGGTGGTTTTTTCCCCAGTAAACTCAAAGTCAATACTCATGAGGAAGATCCTAGCTTGATAGGTAATGCAGCTCCATCCGCAAAGAAGAAACAGTTGACTTTCTCACCCAGCTTTAGTTTGCAGTCACGGAATCAAACTTTCCCCCAGGACGCTCACCCCCAGTCTACTCAGAGAATAGACAGTAGTAGTTCAAATTCAGATCCTGCTTGTGCAGATACATCAAAAACTGCTGCAGAATTAGTTTTGAAGAGCGACATTGATGCCGATTCTCAATTTAAGACCCCGACTTTTCCCAGAAAACGGAAATTGTCGGAGCTTAAAGACCCAGATGTCTCAGTTTCAGGTAAAAGAATCAATTTGGGGGAGCTAGGACCGCCATCTCCAGCTTGTCGAACCACGGCTTCCTTTCGTAGGAGTTCAACCATTGCGGATGCTTCAGGTTTACAAACACCAGCTTCAGCTTTGGATGTTAACCAATCTGGGAGCTCCAGGCTAGGACTGATGACACCTGCTTCTCAGCTAAGGCTTCCAAGCGATCCCCAGCCTTCAAATACGGAACGGTTAACACTAGACTCTCTTGTTGTTCAGTATTTGAAACACCAACACAGACAGTGTCTGGCTCCAATCACAACTCTTCCCCCTGTGTCTCTCCTACACCCGCATGTCTGTCCTGAACCTAAACGTTTACTTGAAGCTCCACTAAATGTCACTGGCCGTCTTGGAACCCGCGAGCTTCAAAGTTTTTACAGTGGAGTCCATGGGAGTCGCAGGGACCGTCAGTTCGTTTTCAGCAGATTCAAATCTTGGAGATCTTGCCGAGATGAGAATGCTCTCTTTACATGCATCTCACTACTTGGAGGTACTAATCATTTAGCAGTCGGTAGTCATGCTGGAGAAATCAAAATATTCGACGCTAGCAGCTGTAGCTTGCTTGAGAGTTTCTCAGGCCACCAGGCTCCGGTAACACTTGTTCAGCCATATGTCTCTGGCGATACTCAGTTGTTGCTTTCTTCTAGTTCCAGTGATGTGCAGTTGTGGGACGCTTCTTATATAACTAATGGGTCTAAGCACTCCTTTGATGGGTGCAAGGCTGCAAAATTCAGCAACTCTGGGCGATATTTTGCAGCGCTCTCATGTGAAGGATCAACAAAAGATGTTCTTCTGTATAACGTAGAGAGCTGCACTCTTTCCCATAAATACACTGACACATCAACTTCTTCTCGGAGTAGTCCATATTCTCTTGTACACTTCAGCCCTTGCGATACACTAATATTGTGGAATGGTCATCTGTGGGATCGCCGTGTTCCAGATGAGGTCAGTCGGTTTGATCAATTTACTGATTATGGCGGCGGTGGTTTTCATCCTTCTCGAAACGAG GTGATCATAAACTCTGAGGTCTGGGATTTGAGGAAAATGAGGCTACTTCGAAGTGTACCATCACTGGACCAGACAGCTATTACGTTCAACTCCAGGGGTGATGTCATATACGCAATGCTGAGGAGAAACATTGAGGACGTGATGTCTGCTGTCCACACGCGCCGTTCGAAGCATCCGTTGTTTGCTGCTTTCCGCACTCTTGATGCGATCAACTATTCAGACATTGCCACTATACCCGTGGACCGATGTCTCCTCGACTTTGCCACCGAACCAACAGACTCTTTCCTTGGGCTGATCACAATGGAAGATCAAGACGATATGTTATCCTCAGCGAGGTTGTATGAGATTGGCAGACGGAAACCAACAGATGATGACTCTGATCCCGATGATGATGGTGAGACagaggatgaagatgaagatgatgaagacgaTGAAGATGACCTAGACCGGATTCTGGGACTAGCTGGAGACGATAGCGGAGATGATGACATTAGCAGCGATGACAATGAAGATAATAGTGCAAGCgattttgatgatgatgatggaggtATGCTCTTTGAAGGTGGTGACTTTTTGGAGATTATgagtgatggtgatgatgaagatgacaaTGTTGATGGCGAGGAGGATTTTCTGGACAACACTCAATCTTAA